Genomic DNA from Lactuca sativa cultivar Salinas chromosome 8, Lsat_Salinas_v11, whole genome shotgun sequence:
TGCAATTTCAGGATCTGTGTGTTATTTGTTGTGATCGAAAGCCTAATTGTTTGTTTCATGTGTCGAATAGGCGGGAAGCTCGTGTATCAGACCACTAAGAAGAGGGCAAGTGGACCTAAATGCCCTGTTACTGGCAAAAGAATCCAAGGGGTATGTTCATTCCATCTCGCATTTCATATATAAATTtagtttttaaaagttaaacgtaATTGCTCATACATGCTATAGATCTTTGTATTGTCGTTGTTTTCGGCCATTGAATGTTCATTGTTTTGTGCAAAAAATTGTTTTGTGCAAAAAGTTATATCGATTAAGAGTCTTAGCTTTTCTAAGAGAGTATTTGTCTATTTGATGCCTATTACTTTCTTAGATCTCTGTAAATGCAAATGATAATCGGGATTAGCTTTCAAAGGTAATTGTTTTAATggtatattttgttaaaagataatggggatgatgAGAAAATTCAGACGGATTCTCAATGATTTCTCTTTGTTTAAAGAGAAAGTGATCTTTACAACCAGCTACTTCTGACTCATTATCTTACAAACATACCATTTTCTTGTATGCAATTCAACATAACTATCTAAACAAGATTAAATATTAACAAAATCAACCATATTAGAATCATGGGTATAAGTTTTGTTCTTCAATTTCTTTACTACCACATGAATGTTTATAAATTGTATCTTTTACAAATTCAGATTCCACATTTAAGGCCTACTGAATACAAGAGATCAAGATTATCAAGAAACAGAAGAACTGTTAATCGTGCTTATGGTGGTGTTCTTTCTGCAGGAGCAGTTAGAGAAAGGTAATATTTATTTACTAATTTGattaaattctattttttttgtgaGTGTTGCTTTTAGTTAACAAGTGCAATGTTGTATTTGTTTGTAGGATCATTAGGGCTTTTTTGGTGGAAGAACAAAAGATTGTGAAGAAGGTTCTGAAGATTCAGAAAACCAAAGAAAAAACTGCTTCCAAGAGTTAGATTCAAGAATGCATGTGAGTTGGTATTCTTTTAACCTTTTTTGGAGTAATTTTGGATACACTGTGAAAtgtgaattagggttttgaggtGTCTTGAATATGTAATCGAGCCCCCTTTTGCCTCTACTTTGTTGACAATCAATACACTATTCGGTTTTGTTTATGACTTGATCTTTAATTAATTTGAATTttcttgttcttatatatatatatatatatatatatatatatatatatatatatatatatatatatatatatatatatatatatatatatatatatatatatatatatatatatatatatatattctaaatttCTCACTATTTATTATGTATCGTTTTCATCCAACCAATTGATCCTTTTtaaatatatgtattttgttGTGAAGCGAAACTTGTCAATCGTTTTAATGCCACATAAGCACATGTGTATTACATTGGAATCCAACGAACATGCGTAGTTACACCCACATGTGTGACACTATTCCATGTTAAATAAATCAACACCAAAAAGCTGAAATCATGAAATCACTAATGATTTATTTAATCACAACGCCACTTATCCTTGAAGTAataattatgtttattttattgAATTTCTTGAAATCACTTTTGGTTTATTTATTCTCCTTAATTTCTTCCATTCAAGTTATTGTAATGGGTTCTTGTGATCTGCTGAGGATTAAAGAGCACATGAATTGATTGTCTCCATCCTCTCTAATCGCCTCTAATTTCCACAAATTAAGATCCGAAGGGAAAAATATACTAAAAACAAGAATCAGTTTTTGTAATCAGTTCTTGTGATCTGCTAATATTAGATTGATATTTAGCTAAAGAACAATGTTTGATCTTTTGGTTAAGAAACATTTACAAGTTTATAGCTCTCGAAGAACAATAATGGCTAGAAATCCTAGATGGAGCATCAACTAGAATATACTATTTACCACGAAAATTAAAGATTACTAGAGTTCTTCATATTGGAATCGAAGATTGTGTGTATTCTCGCTCTTCTAGAAGGGATAGGCGAATTTGTAGTTTATGTTGACACGTTGAGTGCGGGATATAGTTGTGTCCTTACACAAAGGGACAACGTTATAATCTATGAATCACACCTGTTGAAAGTGCATAAGGTGAGTCATTTGATATACGATATGGATTTGGCAACTTCAATTCAAGACACACTTTTGCATTTTGAGAGTTTTAATATATTTTACTATTTTTTGAACTACTCATAAATATAGGAGTGGACATTTGCATTTTGAGAGTTTTAATATATTTTACTATTTATTGAACTACTCATAAATATAGGAGTGGACATTCGGACCTTGGGACGGGATTTAGACATTGGACATGATGATGCTCAACAAGATGTATCGATTTCATTAATTTCTGCAAAACCAGGTCCAATTCGGTTCAAATGCTCAATCCCatataaattatttataattaggtgtgagacccatatatcatatgggtttattaaaaaaaaaataatataaaattcaaaGTATTTGAgaagtttaaatttataagaaaagtgagaattaaattataaaaattaaagtgttttttttttctcttttaaatttaaacaaataatttcaataaatgaataaataaaattaatgaaactttaatttagtaattttgaaattaaaaggaaagtctattaatgaaattgatatgcatttattattagatTAAATAATATTTGGCATTTACtaaaatagaaaaaccataaaatgacaagtgaaataaaaattaatttaaaattaccataaaattacatgtggcaaattaaatgagagtttgacaagtggcaaaaaaaaccttcatttattagagtagacttTACTTATGTCCTAAGGGCTAGAAGCCCTTTAGTCTTTAACATTTATTCCGTCTGTTCCATATTTGTTGTcaacttttgatttttgaagtatttattctttaattttgattttaaatatttttgttattaatatataatagtttatacaaaatatatgaatgtattatgttttaaatgttttttttattgttataagtttcatcaagtaatttataacacaaataaaaatatttaagatcaAAGTTTAAGgataaagacttcaaaagttaAAAGTTGGTAGATCTGACAAACGTGTcgtgttgtgttgggttcttgtCATGTCAAAGACATTAAACGGGTTGAGAGGACTTGACTTTGACCTGACCTCTTCAATTATCGTGTCATGTCAacatgtttattttcatgttgggTTTCGAGTTAAGGTTTAGACCTTATAAATATATTGTTTCATGTCAGGTTGAAACGTTTTAAAGATTGAAAAGTAAGAGACATAGAGAAAAAATGAAAACAATGAAATGATGGAGTTGAGAGGTGaatgaaaaaaattcaaaattaatttagaaaacaaaataaaaagagtTAGAATTGGGGAtctaatgagataggtagtgaggaAGAGTAAAATTAAGTCACTTTGAAAGTTTgaattatacctttaattattGAGTTTGGACAACTATAAGTctataatatttaaaatatttataaaaatatgaaatttaaaaAAGTTATATATAGTTAAACGGATCATATTCGAGTCATCTTCGAGTTGGAAGTTTTGACCATAACCTtacccgtttaattatcgtgtcgtgtcgtgtcaaaccGCTTATATAAACATGTCGAAATCTCTTACCCGAACCTGCTAATTTCGTGTCAGATTCATATCGGGTTGTGATGTCGTGTCAAGTTTTGCTTGGCTAGACAAAGGTAGTATTACTTTACTTATTATTTTGGTTCTTGAACATCATAACAAACATTTATGTACTTTTCATAATTTCTAAATTAAATGAGATTTTCCTGTATTGTTGGTCATTTTTGTAGATAGAATATTATTTTCAAAACCATGCATACATAAGTGGCACAATTTGTCTATAATACATAGTTTAATTTGTATTCATATTATAAAACACCTTTCCTAGTACATGAATCATAGAACAGATGATTGAAACCACAACTAGAAATGAATCATAGAACACAAGATTGAAACCAGACCTAGAAAAGCTTCAAATACAACATTAAAAACTTAAAAACATAGAGGTCACTTAGGACCTAGTACTAAAATATCCAAACACAATCGTTTTTCGAGATATTTGGCCAATCATAACCACCGATAGCGCTTCTTGTATATGTCATTAGGTTTAGCAACAAATGTAGGTCGTCCATATCGCTTTTCTGTCTCTAGTAATTGTGCACGGGTGGAAAGTTCATCGAGAACCTCTCTTTGATGTAGGTCCAACAATGGAGAATGATTCACAGAATCTTGAAAACCCGAGGGTTCTTTGATATTATCAGTCAAAGTTGTAAGAGGATGATGATGTGTTGCACCCAGTCTTGAGTGGGCTTCCTCTGAAAAATTGCTACTGTTTATGGTCCAGCTTCCTCCATTGTTGAATTTGGATGAGCTTGAACTACTCGACATGTTTGGGGAATGAACGTAGTCGTTCATAGAGTCTTTTGGTCCATGATCATAACCAACATGTAGGTCTGGAATATAGGTGTTGGTCGAGTAGCCTTTAGACACGTACATCTTACCTGCCATTCTTAGTTAGGTGTAAAGATTGTGTGTGTAAATTGTTTGCTCGATTTGGCTATGTTTATGGATATGAAGAATTGATAACGATGTAGTGTCTTCTTATATAGTACAAAAACTTGACACAATAATATATAGAATATAGTCACGAGTTGCAAGGTTAATTTAAAAATGAGGATGCTTTTGGATGGTTTGGAGAGAATCCAGTTTGCGTCCTACACCTTTTCATATAGGTCGAACATATATATTCCTCCTTAATGGGTTTATGGTGGAATTCGTTTTTTACCGTTATCATTGAAAACGAAGGAAGCGTGTTAATTACATATTCTCAAACACGTATGAGATCTTTCTAGATACTTAATTAGTAAGTTACTTTGATCATTCAAGGTTggaatgtgatatatatatatatatatatatatatatatatatatatatatatatatatatatatatatatatatatatatatatatatatatatatattgagaaaGGTCGGGATGTTAATTAATATATTAGTGAATTGTTTTTTTAACGGACTAAGTGAAGTCCAAATATACAAGTCCAAtaacaagttcaaacgttttttccTGGCTCTATTATACTGCTTCAAACCGGTTTTTGAAGAAACAAACTAGTTCGATCCGCTATAGAAATTGACATAGAACTAGGTGTTATTGAACCATTCTCATCTCCGATTCTCGATCTAGCCGGTTCGACTGGTCGGTTTGAactaatttttaaaacattggttggAACTAAAGGTCCCTCTCACGAAGTAACTATAGTGTATTGTGACAATATCGTTATTTTTATGCCCTTTATGTTGATTCAACATCAAcggatgaaaataaaaaaaaatcgggATGGATGCTCACTTTGTTCAGGACAAATTTGTCAAAATCGTGATCTTGATCATTAGATTGTACGATCATAGGTATGAAAAATGAGCCGGATCGCAAGTAGGATCGCAGGATTGTAGATATGATCGGGATCCGATCTGATTTTACCTtcccttattttatttttttgaaaaaaacgaATTTACCATTTTATGTCTCTTATATATTTCATCATTTTATTGTTTATCATTTTGTGTTGTGCGTTgtgactaatattttgaagtttttatagcTTTTGAACAAAAAACAGAATGTTTGaggtatttttcatgttttaaaattataaattaaaattatattttattttataggaTCTTAGCATCCCGATCTTGCAAATCCAAAAATAATCATACATAAAATCCCGATCTTAACAACTTTGATTGGAAAGAAAATGACATAATGCAAGGTATGCATATTACATGTGCCATCATACTTCATAGTACCAAATACCAAAACAAGTATACTTTCACCGGGGGCCTTCTCAAAGTACTCTTCGATTATTTAGTTAGTCTTCACGTTTCAACTTTTACTGTTGAACGTAAAGGGGACTAAGAGCATATGGTATGTGCAACGAGAAGTTGTATTTTTGCTGATGTGACATCTCATAACATGGTCATAACACCATGAACACCATTTCCCCCTTGGTGTTATGACATATCTTGTTGGTGTTATGACATATTGAAACGAGAACTTTGATTGGCTGCACATTTCTTCTCTCTTTATTTTTCTCCTCTTAACCATCTCATAATATGGTCATAACACCATGAACACCATTTCCCTCTTGGTGTTATAAGTTGTTATAACACCATCTCAACGGGCCCATACCTAATCTCCctatctaataaatgaataaggtTAATCTCATTCCACCATGTGTCAATCTATTAAATCAATAATACGCCACGTGTCATTGTTTTGGTTCTCCAATTTGAATTTCATTTTATAACTCATATTCATAAATACTCATAAATTCTTATATGGTAacaaaatatatcaaaatatgtcaatattacTCACCCCACCTATCCCCGTTTAAATGATATTTACCAAATTTGATTACATTTATTATGTTTACATTTTTCTTTTATAATTCCTTATTTTTTactaatatatgtttattttaacaacttaattttctgatttatattatcaattttaattttgtaaccgtggttttcacgggttataaactagtgctCTAATAGATGTATAccttaattatatgataatgtatgTTTGTTTTACGATTTACTCCCTTTATCCTTAGGTTTTTCCTTTTATATGTACAATGTTAAATATATACATAAATCATTATGGTGAAATAACTTAGTAAAGTGCCTCAATGCACAATCCAAGCAAACGAGAGATCTATTTCTTTAAGTTGTCACGTATTATtccatatatttttttaacatatGTTGTTAACTGTTGTTTGAAAAGCATAACATAGTATTTAATTTTCTTGCATGTCAAACTTTATTAAGGTTGTATTTGACCCGCCACAACTAATTAATACTAGTTTATTTTTCGAGTTGTTTTAAGTTGTCATGTTTGGTAAGTTAAAAATTAGTTTATAAATTAGTTTTTTAAAAAGCtatttagactagctttttaagagtttttaatttttttttctaaatataccctttaaataattatagaaaCATATTATTTTAACTGTCATTTTATATCTTTCAGCTACTTTTTCAGTTAccaactagttttttatttaacaaCTAACTTTTCAACTATCAAATAGTTTTTCGGTTAACAATTAGTTTTTCATACAATACCTCAAATACAAATATAGCCTAAATTGGTAAATAGATTTGCAATTATTTGAAGTTTGGAGCAACTATGCCCAAGTCTTATCAAACCACTTGTGGCAGGAGGTTGAAGAGCGGGAAGCGACGAGAGGGACATGTGTCACCAAAAGAGAAAAACATGGCGGGGCCAAATAAGCATAAAGTAATAAAAACATGGTTAAAGAGGGAAGAgaaaacacgaaaataagaaaaaaatgaataatgtcaataaaataaaataaggtgTAAAGGCATAAACACCCTAACATCCTCATGGTAAGTAAACAAAAGAGACAAAACCACATGGTTAAACATCACTTATGATTAGAACAAGGAACATAATACCCATGAACAATCAACAATTTGCAATTATTCGAACAACTTTGCAAATATTTGAACGAGTCTTATCAAACCACTTTTGGCAGGGAAGTGAAGAGAGGGGAGCAGTAAGATGGACATGTGTCGCCAAGAGAGTATAATATGGCGGGGCCAAAATAGTGGAAAGCATAAAAACATGGGTAAAGAAGATGATGAAGACAGGTGTGGAGAAAAAACACCAAGACAAGAAAAAGTGGATCatgtcaataaaataaaaattaaggaaaaaacaGTCGAACACGCTAACATCCTGATGTTAAAAAGAGACGCAAAAACATCACTTGCGATTAAAAAACGACACAAAATTATTATGAATAAATCATCACTGTAGTTACTTTTAATACGTCAAAAAGAGATCTTAAGCAAATTCAGTCATGTGCCCTAAGTTGGTCGTAATAGAATTATAGCCGAAAATTGTAATCTAAACTTAGGGATATTAAATAAGTCTAATAACGTTTGATGGTTGAACTTAAGTaaatttttagctgtctgtttTGAAAATCATGGTATTTTGAAAAATCACATACATAATTTTAaggataattaaataattaaaccacttttttgtttttttaaataataatcaatgtattttttttttgaaaaatgaccATATGGTGCAGAAACTCCATTCCTGAATTCCAAAACGAGTAAATGGGTAAATTGGTCTGCTCCAGTAATGTGCCCTCAACCAACATGTTAGATCTTTTGTTCCGAACTCACTGTTTCAGATCTCATTTCGGACTCTATAACTGCATCAATTTCAAAACATATATTCTTCTAGTAATGAAAAAATTATTTGTGATTATACATTAAAAATAAGAACATTttgcttttgtttttttttgtttttgttttttgtttttttatgaatTGATGCGATTATTTAGCTATAAGTCGTTTTCTTTCGAATTTTAGTTGTGTTTAGGcttttgtatgattatatgtggGCATATGTGTGTACTAGGacaactaaaataaaaaaaattgcttTTGCATATGTCCAGAATACGCTGAACTAGTCCGTAATACATAGAACATCTCTAGTACGTAGAACATATCCATAATGTTTAGAACTATTCTAGATTACTGTTCCAAAATATAGTATGGAATGGTGTCCTTATTTCGGAATGATGTCCGCACCACAACCATTATAGTCTGGAACGCTGTCATCGGCCTAATTTAAATTCCTTTAATTATAGCATGTCATAATAAATGAAACGACTGTTACTACAACCTATACGATGGGTGTATAATGTCTTCTTTTACTATGTCATTATCTTATGTGTACAGAGGTTGCTACTTATCTTTGGTCTTAGCTGGAGGAGGTTATATTCCTGATAGATGACTACCATGTTTGATTTGACATGCGAGCTTTCTGCCTTATTATCGGGTTGTGGTTTGGGGTGTATTTTCCGACTATCTACCTACTTCATCTTTGACATAGTTCAGACAACATATTTTTACATTTGTCTTCGATTTGGAGTCGATGAAAGTTGCATCCGTTATTCAAGTGTTCAATACTTCACTTCAACGATTATTAGATGCAAATGATGTACGAG
This window encodes:
- the LOC111891170 gene encoding 60S ribosomal protein L34, translating into MVQRLTYRRRHSYATKSNQHRVVKTPGGKLVYQTTKKRASGPKCPVTGKRIQGIPHLRPTEYKRSRLSRNRRTVNRAYGGVLSAGAVRERIIRAFLVEEQKIVKKVLKIQKTKEKTASKS